The window AGGTGGATGTCAGTCAGTCTGTATGTAGttttaaatgtcaccttctccaaATGGCCATGAAGAAATGATTaggaaaatccttttaaaaacgTGTATAAAATATTGCAACTGAGAGCCAGACTCAGTGGGTGGGCTTGTTGCAGCCACGATTGCCCGTCCAGGGACCCGGGCCGAACAGACATCGTCAGAATGGCGGCCAAAGACCGAATTGAAATCTTTCCCTCGAGAATACTAAAATGTTGATGGGTGAAGTGATGAGAGAAGCTGCCTTTTCACTTGCTGAGGCCAAGTTCACAGCAGGGGACTTCAGCACCACAGTaatccaaaatgtaaataaagccCAAGTGAAGATTAGAGCAAAGAAAGATAATGTAGCAGGTGTTACTTTGCCAGTATTTGAACATTACCATGAAGGAACTGACAGTTATGAACTGACTGGTTTAGCCAGAGGAGGTGAACAGTTGGCTAAACTGAAGAGGAATTATGCCAAAGCAGTGGAACTACTGGTGGAACTAGCTTCGCTGCAGACTTCCTTTGTTACTTTGGATGAAGCTATTAAGATAACCAACAGGCGTGTAAATGCCATTGAACATGTCATCATTCCCCGGATTGAACGTACCCTTGCTTATATCATCACAGAgctggatgagagagagagagaagagttcTATAGGttaaagaaaatacaggagaagaaaaagattcTCAAGGAAAAGTCTGAGAAGGACTTGGAACAACGGAAGGCAGCTGGAGAGGTGATGGAACCTGCTAATCTTCTGGCTGAAGAGAAGGATGAGGATCTTCTCTTTGAATAATCTTTCCTGCTCTGATTCCTTCAGAAGGCCTAACATGGCATCATTTTAATTCACGGTGTGTAGGTTTGGTATGTGTGGCTATTTAATTTTTGGCCTAAGAATTTCACCAGTTGTAAAATTCCCTGTTGTCCGTTTATGGGATTACCTTTGCAGAATCataattcaacaaccatttatcaCCAATGATATTTGGAGAACCTGCCCAGAAACATAGAATTTATTCTGCGAAGTGTCACCCTACTCCACTTACATGTCTGTTGCAAGTGACCTGCTTACCAACATATTAAGAAATTCCCCTTAGGAAACAGCAGTGGTCTCAGGCCAACACACGTAGGCCAGCTACTGCTGGAACACCCTTTGTTCCTACCTACTTGCACACCGTTGTCTGAGATTGCTGCAGCCATCCTTGTGTTAGTTACTGTGGGACTTCTCTCCTCAAACATTATGAAAACCTTCACTTATTCTTCCTTGAATCACAGGTCTGTCTTGTCTGTCATGGGAACAGTTCTGCCAATTCAAATGTGACTATGGTAATATACagtaaaatgacttaaaaaaaaaatattgcaactATTCCTTTTGACTAAATCTGCCTTCGAGCCTCTACATATTCCCATTCCCCCTATGATCCACTGGCGTCATTATTGTCTTATTGCTCTTCTGATGTGTTGTTGTTTGTACTTCATGGGTAGAGAAAAAGCTTCATTTGGGCTTATACTTGGCATTAGGGTTCATACTTGTTTATGTGTAATTGCCCTGAACAGACCTCCGTGTGTTAAGAAAACCATCAGAATGGCAAGACCAAGGATAACAAATTTCATGAAAGTATTAGAAAAATTCTTTATGTTACTTTCTTTCctagaggtttttttaaatatgaaaactggTTATATGTACATACTAAAGTTGAACAAATTCAATAAATTCTCAGTTTCACACCATTTCCATTAATATAAACCTATTTAAACTTCAGAATTGGCACTAAACTACAACAGTTaccaatttttaatcttttggagTTTTGTGTGCATGGCAGAAATGAGCATTGGAAGGTAACAAATCAATATAGAatgctttgtaatataatttccCAAATCACTTATTAAgatcttttttctaaaatataaaagacaCAATTTCCATATGCCCATAAAGGATGCTACAGTCATTTTTCTAGTTTGTCTTTCTTGCCTGTAAAGTTGTAAAATAATTCCCTTATTTGTCAGTGAAATGACAGCAAAATCTTTATTACTGTAAAGGATTTTACTGAAAAGATGAACATTAAAATAAACGAGAAACACTGAAACAATTTTTTCAGTGTAATTCATgtttctgcctttttaaaatggTCATATGAAAGGAGAAAGATAATGAATATCCTTGGTGGGATATTTTTACTATTCAGAAGATGCATTTTCCATGTACTAAATCTCTTATCAAGTAAAATTTTCTATAGCCTCAATGCAGAGGgttcttttcaattattttttgaaGTTCTTATGTTTGGATTTTGGCATTCTAAACACAAAAGCCTTTTTATAGGttctattcctttttaaaatctgcTATATTATTCTGAGCATTGTATATATTGCCCATTATTTGTTTGCAGACCTTCTGGGCATTTTCCCCAGTACCATACAAATTGGATCCCAAGAGATTTTTCTATTGAGTACCTCTTTCATTACGGTGTcttctatttatttctaaaaacatgCTAATATTGGGTAGAACCGAAAGATTGAGTGTATGCCATGATTACATTGCATGAAcacattttcaagaaaaaagataACTGCAATTTTTAGGCCAACTGTATGTAAGCCAGGAATAGGGATGCAGTGAAGTAGGGAGAGAATGTACTGTGACTTAGATTTTTATggaaattctgtaattttttttttttttaatgttgagctttGTTTGCACAGTCCTACAGATGCCAGCCTTTCTTGGCAATTTTGATTTGCTCTATTTTAAGCTGCTGTTTCTATTCCTGATTTCTAAGATTATGgtagtgtgtgtctgtggtgtctatgtatatgcatatacacatacacatattggggaggtgggagagagagagagacacagagacagagacagagagaggaagagggagaaagggagggagagggagaaaggggaagagagagacaggcagagggaAAGCGAGCTCAGAGGTGAGGCAGCAGAACTCACCTCTATTTTATACAAGCTTTTTCTACAACGTTTGTCACTTTATCCcaattatttttctctgcaaGGGTCCGATGTTATTTTTATCACCAAAACGTCCAGCGTTTGAAGATGCTGCTGTTTATAATCTGCAACTTATATCTTAAACATAATTTATCTCTGTCACCTAAATTCTAACACTATAATTGGCTTAAGTTCATCAGCATCATTAATAATAACAAGCTTTAGCATGGttaaatattgcattgtatattaTAACCATTTTATGCATTACATTGCTTCTAAAAATTTGACAATCATATAGTTTTTCAACAATTCTGACCCAGCTCCTCTTCAATATTGCTCTTGATTAAAAGCTAATTTTTCCACCTGAATACATGTTCCCAGTATCCTGTGATTGAATTAATCTCTTTCTACCTATATTCTCTCTCTCAATTGATCCTGTATCCTTTGAATTATTTTCAGCTTTCATATTTAATCTCCATGTATAATTCATTATTGTTCAATGAATCAAAGTTATTTTAATGGGAAGTGATGGAAATATAACTCAGAATAACTTATACAGAAAAGGGACTTCATTGGCTCCTGCAGCTAACAAATCCTGCCATGGAACTGTCTTCAAGGAAGAATTTATGCAGAGGCGCTAACTAGTGAGGAACTAACTGGCTTTTGGGGGGGTGGCTGGCGGTATCAGCAGAGTCGGTTCTCACTACCAGGAAGGAGTAGTTTACCACTTACATTGTTTAAAATCGTTGGTATgcaataataacaaaaagcaCAACTTGGCTTATTTTTACACTTTTAgggattcttttttcttgatataattaatcttttattaataatatattattatttattattaatactaaTTATCTATTATGTATTAGCATTTACATGAATTTAAAGTAAAGTATAAAACAAGGTATATTCAGAGACTTAAATCTTCCATCCTTGTCCTGAACACCCTATTCAGTCTGTCTCCCTTTAGGTAaccattgtttcttttaaaaaatacaagcgGGTATATCTGtttaatttacacacacacatacatatagaaacacatatatatgatatatatgttatAGAATTCTCTCTTTTCTACAACAAAGGGAACTATACAATAAGCACTGTTTTGTGTCTTGTTTTTCTTCACATTATGTTCTGGTGATGTTCCCATGTCAGTTAAtagcttcctcattctttttttataattgcaTTACATTGTAGTTTATTGTGCAGTGGTAACTTACACAGCTGGACCATTTTCTTTTAACTAAATAAATAGTTgcactaataataaaaataaaatttaattgtaaagcaaaattactttaaatattataagtaacataaaaatatatgccTTTATCCCTACAACAACTCCCTTTATGTAAGTTCCTATTTGGACAATGTTTCTACTCAACTGTAATCATTGTTAagattttttagagcaatttccTCTTATATAATTTCAAATCTAAACCTCAAAGTGTAAAACAAATTGAGGGcagttttccctttcttctgccaGCAAAGAGCTTCCCCTTTAATTGGTGTTGATGTCTCTGTTCAAAAAAGTTAcaccccatttttcttttttaaaatcaaagactTTACTGAAGGGTTTATTTAGTTGTTTGACAACTTCTGATTTTGTTTAAGAATCCTGGTCAATTAATGTCCAACTTCATCTTAACTTCTTACCGTATAAAGTTATCTGTGGTTCCCTGAACGTGCTGCTACCCTTTGCCCAGGTCACCCTGTCATGCTTACCTACTGGGCTCCTGCTCTGAATAACCTCCGCTGATCTACCCCATCCTAGGCAAAATTAGGGGCTTCTCCTTAACACTCTAAAAACACTGTGTGCATATGTCACTCTTAGCACTTATCACACTAAGTTATTTACTTGCCTGCTCCCCTCCTATCTGAGTTCCACTCGAACAGGACTATGTCACTCTTCTCAACACCTTCAACACGCAACACGGTACTCGGTAGGGTAGCTGCGTTAGAAAGTTGTATGTACGGATGGTTAATTATGtcacattcatttttaaactttgataCGCCTAACACAATGCCTAAACATAGATGAAATATACAGCGTCCTTCTTGAACTGCAAAGTTTAAACTCTTAAAGGGACATTAGCACCTATTTAGGTTCACTTAGCATTAATACCTCTATTTTTACTTAATGTTATAAAAAGAGACCTTACCAAAATTGTTCAGTTATAGAAAACGGTTATGGAACAGAGTCTATGGGTTTGGAAACACTCACAACAATAACAACACGTTACCCAGAGATAATgagattttgtttatctctttttcttagcCTGCAGTTATAGTATCCTTGCTAGGTCATTCTGCCATGCATTCTAAAATGTTATCTCTCATTGAGTTGAATAGAATGCAGAACTTTCCTTCTGATTATaggaacaaaatttttttctaaaaaaaatggtttagaGATAATTGGAGGGTAACTATGTTCTcagatatttttagaataaataacattgataaaataaatataacattctTGGTAGATAGAATACTTCTGGAatttaagcattttaaatgtgattttcttAGATCATTCTAACAagattttattatcctttttttttgccTAAATGTTCTATTACTCATCCTGAAATATCCTcataaagtttataaaattctTGCATTAATTACTTGCACTTCAGAAAATAGCATCTGGTTTGTAAACTATGAATAGTAGAAATATATTGTCAAGAGCAGAATGTacactttttctattttaaaaaatagattgaaTATGAATATGCTATATGGGAATGTATAATACTCCACATAATAACTTCATGATGGAAGTGAGCTATGTATTTCCTTCTAGAAAGGCTGAGGTAAAGTATTCGCCGTGCAAtaacaaagagatttttttcttcagagaatCTATATCATTTGGTCACCTATGCCCTCTTCATAAGTCTCTATTTGAAATGACTAATGAAAATAACAGTTCTCTGATACTGGTAAAAGTTAGTTTGTTGACTGGTGTTTTCTTAGACTTTATAGGTAGTAAAAGAATAATCCTAACTTTTTACCTTGAAATAAGAGCATCAGCACAACATTTTGTTGTTACCTTCTTTCTGAGACTAAGttttagagaaaatttatttttaggaagTTCAAAAGAGATGATATGCCATTAGATGATATGATATGCCATTACATTAGCTACATATTTATACCACCACTGATGTAAATTACTACATATAGTATTTTAATATGCTGCTCTCTTGCTGAGGCTCATTCAGATTTTCTTATAAATATGTTGGATTTCTTCTGATTGCCCTTCCATAGCCACCCACCACCCAGCTTACCTGCTTTCTACCCCTACAGTTCCAAGGGATACAAACTAAATCAGGGGGTTTGCttcctgacttctttttttttttttttaacatctttattggggtataattgctttacaatggtgtgttactttctgctttataacaaagtgaatcagttatacatatacgtatgttcccatatctcttccctcttgcgtctccctccctcccaccctccctatcccacccctccaggcggtcacaaagcaccgagctgatctccctggttGAACTTGACTGATGGGAGGCATCAGTAGGAAATCGTGGCAGAAGGAAAGTGAGGTCAGGCTCTTTATTTCTCTGGCTTTCTTGCTGCTAGGTATCCATGGGCTAACTCTGTATGTCCAGGAAAGACCACAGCTCCTCTCAGGCAGCCTTCTCTGTACAAGAGTCCCTTCAGATTTTGGTAATAAAGTCCCCTCTGTGCCCCTTCAGGCCTAGCCCTGGAAACAACTTCTTGCTTCTAGCCCCAACTATTATGCAATCCTTTGTAGCTTCTCTTAAACCCCGTCTGCCTCTTTGTAACTACGGACAtgtcttgttttattgtgcttcactttattgcacatttaagtttttttataaattgaaggtttgtgcaACCCTGCGTCAGACAAGTCTCTGGGCACCattttttccaatagcatttgcacACTTCACGTCTCTGTGTCACACATTGGTAATTCGCCCAGTATTTCAAACcctttttcattactattatatttgttatggtgatctgtaatCAGTGATCTTTGGTGTTACTATCgtcattaattttttgttttgtatttttaaattaaggtatgtacattttttaggcataatgctattgcaGACTTAATAGATTACAGTAAAGTTTGAATATGACTTTTAAATGTGCCGAGAAGCTAAGAAATTCTTGGtactcgctttattgcaatatttgcttttttgtggTGATACGGAATCAAATATTGTAGGTTTGATATTGTAGGTTTGATACGTAGGAATCAAACCTACAATATCTCTGAGATATGCCTGTAGTCTTCTATTAAACTCTTCTCAAAATACCCAATTTGAATGAGCTGTCTGTTTCCAGACAGGACTCAGACTGATACATACACTGTTTTTGCATATCTCCATTGATATTCAGTCCTTGAATTTCTCTGGAGACTCATTAGTGTTCATATGTATGGTGTCAGAATAGACATCTAATAGTAAATTTTCAGACATCCATGGCACACGTAAAAATGAGAAACAGCCATGCAAGATGGACTATCTGCTATAGACTTTGTAGTCTATAAACTTTATTCAGAAGCAGAATATCTCACTCAGAGTCACGTTTCTCATTTTTAGGACACAATAATAATTAGCTTGTCTCTCTGTCCTACCTAAGACATTTTATAAactacaaattggaaagaagagcTTAAAAGCACACTAACAGCAAAATTTAAAACAGCAAGAAAGGTGACAAGGAAATATAAATAGAAGACACAAGCCTTAAAAAACACAGCCGTctacagcaaaaggaaaaagtaaacat is drawn from Lagenorhynchus albirostris chromosome 21, mLagAlb1.1, whole genome shotgun sequence and contains these coding sequences:
- the LOC132512572 gene encoding V-type proton ATPase subunit D-like — encoded protein: MLMGEVMREAAFSLAEAKFTAGDFSTTVIQNVNKAQVKIRAKKDNVAGVTLPVFEHYHEGTDSYELTGLARGGEQLAKLKRNYAKAVELLVELASLQTSFVTLDEAIKITNRRVNAIEHVIIPRIERTLAYIITELDEREREEFYRLKKIQEKKKILKEKSEKDLEQRKAAGEVMEPANLLAEEKDEDLLFE